The genomic DNA GTTTCATCTCATGTGTATGTGTTACAGTATtttgttcacatacatataaacagatctacatttctatctatatacccatacttacatatatactgtatagctCTGAATGACATGCAGAAATTCTCTACATTTGTatgcactgtatgtatgtatatattagtccatccaaatgataaattatattacttttatgttATACACAGGCAGTTCACAAGAGGATGTTTGATGATTTGTTATGCTCTTCTACTGCCAGGCTGACAATATCTACtttacttctctcactctctatcactctcggTTTGAAAAGATTTCTTGCACAGATAAATCCTAAGGAACCTGAGATTTTTTAGGTCCTTGTGTCATTTtgcccccctttttcttcttcacgtaTTCAAAAAAGGTTTTCGCACAGATATATCCCCATGACCTTAAAATTTTATAGTTTAAAAGCTATTGCTAAGTGACTGTTAAGTTATGATCCTATTGGACAGAAACTcctgtgcatatgtacatatttcctcatctctttcattattatcctgtATTAAGTCCCATCTTTAGGGGTACAGATGGAGTAACCCTTTTGGTTCAGGTTGATTCTCTGCCTGGTCCTTATATGCCAAGATCAGGAGAGTCCTTGAGCCCTTAACTGCTCTATCTAAGAATGCCAAGCCTTTGAAATTTTCTCAAAATCTCTAGCAAGGGATATTTAGAATAGGCATATATTTTATGATTTGGTACTGTTTTTGGAGTGATGTGAAGGGTTTTTATTTATGAACCATATATTGGGGTGAtgagtatagatttatatattttattgtttctttcttttatgatttGAATAATTTAAACTTGCTAGCATTCCATCAGTACCTCGTCTCAAATCATGGTTCaagattttttgttattgtatttgttgttattatttttaatctattattattatttttttattgtagtaGTGGCATATCTCATTATTCCCCGCCTACCCCCTTTACACACAATAATATTTCTCTCTATGACTTTCAtgaaatatgtttatctatgcatGCAGAGATAAAAAGGAATGATATATGATCCCTTTAAACATTACTCCATTATAGTAAGATATGGCAAGTTTCAGTATCCCTTGTAAACTCGTAGGCGTTCAGTGTCCACTTAGGCCTCTGTTCTTTACCAGTGCACAACTGCTCTGCAGAATTAAATATTAATCATGTTTTGGCATTACaagtctcttcctttttccccccccctttttttttttctttttttttcttttttttcttttttactgttttgttttaaaAGCATGTGATTTAGGATACCGTATTTCTAGTTTTTTATGATGGCTTTGTGTAGGGTAATTCCTCATCTTGCACAAATATTTATAAGATGTTGTGTTTTATACCAGTAAGGCTGTTTCATTCAGGTATTTGATGAAGTCTTGACTTCTTATATGCTTCACATGCATGTGGACATGTTTAGTAAGATACAGGTAAGTATCCAGTGACACTCAGTTTGGCTTTTTTTATAGAGTTAGACCTTTTGTTTTAAGTTAAGGTTTCTCACTTTCACAAGTTATTTATATTGCTAAAGTTGGATGAATTGTGGCTCCATAGGTAGTGAAGATTATCACTTCTACCACATGCAAGGAACTAATGTGGGTCTTTTGGAAATTCCATATTATTAGAttgctaaaaaaaaggaaaactgatgATTGAAATATGTATGAGCTGTACAAATGATATGCTTAAAAGCTTTACCAAATCTAGAAGGTTagttccccacccccttcctctttttttcatgtaCATGTTAATATTCGTaatgttttattactatcttcTTCATTTACTGTCTCTTATGGTTTTGTGGTTGTTGGGCTATAGTACTGAAAGAAAATTGATGAAGAAAAAACTTTCACGGTAAATGAGGCTGATATTAGAAAGTAACATACACAGATCTAATAGTGGTTGTGATGTTAGCAcaaactttacttttttttatacaaaattagGATCAGTATGTCTCATTTATAAAGCAAAGAGGCAAATAAGGTCTAGGGAAATTGTTAAAAGTGATTGCACTCTGCCTTACCGGGCTTTCTCTTGTTCACGGTAACAGAAGCCAAAACCAGAGGTATAACtatcatatttaaataaatgtgaTGGTTGCTATCTTGAAATGCAGATAAATCCTTTCCCAAAAGAAGCAGAACATTTCTGAATAGTTTTAGGTTTACATTCTAAAGAATTTTAGAATaccatatattattcttattaggcAGGCATTTAGTCTACCTAGTGAAGTCAAtttatgtttagatatgtatCAGGAGGTGCAGGAGGGAAGAATCAAATTGCTCTTAGAAAAATTATTTGATTATCAGGAGCTGGTAAGTGTAACACACTCACAAAGCATCGTACAGGCACTTTTTTTAtcatcccatttttttctttctttctttcttttctctttattacaaAAGTTTAGGTTGTAACATATTGTGCCCAAAGAACTTAAAGCTTGTTGCATACGACAGGTAGTGTGTGTGAGTCCAAGTTTATATTTACTGGTTTGCATTGTCAGGATGAGTTAAATGCACTTTATTGATGGAGGCACcatttatttctgtatgtctAACTATGTTCTGTTTATGCatgttactactgttgttattttttattactcttttggTTGTTAATACATATTTCCTGTACTTcttgcctttttatttatattttactctatcattttcatcttccttctattCAAGTGGAATTTACAAaaggataaacaaagaaatgatatTGATCAGTATGATGCATTGCTTGTTTTGGTAGAAACTGAAGAACTTGTATTGGAAGTTAGTCAATGTTGTGAAGAGACACACCTTTAAGCTATGATGAGTGGTAGGACTTGATCAAAATTTCCTATTATAAGCAACTTTTGTGATATTTGTCTTTTGTCATGGATAAATACAGTGTGAAAAGGGcataatattataataagatTGTAAGAGTGatcttctttatttgtctttatgaAAATGGGGTTACAACTGAAATGAATATGAACTTTGGCATTGTACAGGCTACTTGGTGAAGCTGTGAATTGTCTgcgaaaaacaaatattttacagATTATCCCATTGTCATTTACAGCCATATTAATGACATTAGTTTGGTCTATTCAGAGACTTGGAAAGAATTGGCCTTAATGAGCTGTGGAATTGCATACCTCTCTTTATGTTTACTAGTCAAGGCTATTGTCAGTTCTGAACCATTTGTTactgaataatgataaagtaatatatCAGTCATGAAAATGGATTGCAGCTCAAAATAGTCACCAGATACTTATGTGTATGAGAAGATGTATAGTACTTAAAAAGTTTTCCTACGTAATGTTATATTAAAAGTAACCACTcctagggggaaaaaaatgttctTGTAATGTGTGTGACACAATTTGACCACAAGAGATCAGTGTAATGACATTTCCCAAGATCAGTAATGGGTAAAATAAATTTGTTACAGAGGGGATAATATCTGTATGCAGACTGACTGAGACGTTGGAAACAACAGTATTCTGATGACACACATGGCATATATTAGATCCCTAATGTTGGCTAATCGATTCAGTTCTCTGAGTAGACTTGCCTTTCAAAACAGTACTGAAGTGTCCAAGGTCCTACTTAAGAAGTTCATGATATTTTAACAGCAACTCATTGAAGATTTGTCACTGATTTATCCTGAAGTGCATTTAAGGGATATAATTAAACAGAATATATTTCAAATCACATTCTTATAGTAATTCATAAAGATTGCATTTTTACATGGCATTTTTACATGATCAATATTCAAAGGAAGCCAGCAGACATTTAAGTATTTTCAATGGATTATGTCTCTGTTCCAGAAGGATTTGCTGGAATCAAATTTAATGTGATATAAGCTTTACTATGAATAACAGCTAGTTTAGCTCCTCTAAAATTTGAGGGGGAATAAATTCACAAAAATTTCATATTTAAGTAAATACTGAATTGTATAGTACTATGATGAATTCAAGATATTCAACTTGCATAGaactattatataaaaaaaatgtactccaaaaaaaaaaatcttattcacaCATCTGCTCCATCTTCAACTCACaagtattttctttctattacacTTTCTTtgggttatttttcttttctgcattgTGTTACTACTAATCAAGTAAGTCAACAATATTAGCAgttgaaatgaaagaaatatgaaaacttGAGTTGCCTTTAACAGTGTGAAGCGAGCCGTTCTAATGGGTTGTTTACATGACAAATTTAACGTTGAAACCAAAGTTAACATTGCATAATTTTCATTCCTTAGCTCCTTAGTTCCTTTATCATGCAAGTATTTAGTTATACCACTTCACCTCCTGTTAATCTGATTCTTATTGTGCATGGAGGTACATGTATCTACTTTATTACTGAAAAATGACCTGtatgtcttcctttctcccactccccccccccccccccccctctctctctctctctctctctctctctctctctctctctctctctctctctctctctctctctctctctctctctctctctctctctctctctctctctctctctctctctctctctctcttttttttttgtctttctccttctcttagcATTCTTTAATTATTTAAAGAATTAAGTATGGAAATGTAGTAAGCATTCCTCTGTTCTTTGTACTTGTCGTGTTCCAGTGTCATGTATCTGCTTAGCTAAGATGAAAACATGTGATTACTCACTTGACAGATTGAAAAGccaaggttttttttctttctttctttcttgccttttctttatCACAGAATCAGATTAGTACAGTTTTTACTTGCACTTGATATggacaatgttatcattatttttgtaagacAGTAATGCTATTAATGTTTTtctattgatgattattatttttatgatcatcatcatcatcatcatgctcattATTACACATTAATCATAAGAATCATCAGTATCTATATCATCATTGCCATAGTCATTAGCAGCATGATCagtactatcatctttatcattagttgTCAATAGTAACAtgtcattcttattgttcttgttactttAATTGTTACCAACAGAGAGATAAGTACCCTAGTATTTTTAGACTTGAGAATTGGTTTCCACTTACAAATTTAAGTACCAGAGAGTATTGATTCCTTTATCTGTTAAGAAGATGGCTCCAGAACTACCAGTAGACCTTCTCGTAATGGCAGTGGTCTCAAAAAATTATGGCAAaaccattcttattttcattaaaagTCTTGATGTAGCTATGAAGCGGTACTTTCTGTTTAGCAATACCGGTTTTTATGGAAAATGAGGCCTCAAGTTCTGCAGCTGTTTTGTGAGATTTGGTAATTGGTGCTTTTCGTGATGTCGATTTGTAAGTTGAAGGCCATTTTCAAATCTAAAAGAGCTGGTATTTCTTCCTATTCGTTTGCTCTGTGCAGCCGATTTTCAGTTCAGTTGTTAttcatttgttgatttgtttttcatttattttttttattttttggtagtGAATGGATGAGACACTGAATACTGCTATTAGTATCtcgttatcagttattattatcatgccatcttaatcctcattttcattatcattcattattattatcattatcaatgttgtcatCTGTAAAGACataattatttattgattattattattattattgatattattattattattattattattattattattattattattattattagtgtccttGATATTACTatcctttgttatttttgttattactgatattattcttcttattgttaattttatcatcatttattattattgtgaatatgtttatcataatgataattacttgtccaataaggattattaatAAGTagaaatgatatttatgatatatatatggatgagtgATGATGCTTTTACCATAGTTGTGATCTAGAAAAGTGATCGTTTTTGATAGTTTTTACAATACTTAGTCATAAGGAATGCAAAACTGTGTTCATcttggttgagttagtgatttatCAGTTCATTTCTTTTTACGAGGAGGCCTGTTGAAATGTGCACATGTGAGAGTACACATGCATTAACAtttgcactcacactcaccccacacacatgctttgactttgactttctctctctctctctctctctctctctctctctctctctctctctctctctctctctctctctctctctctctctctctctctctctttctctctctctctctctctctctctctctctctctctctctctctctctctctctctctctctctctctctctctctctctctctctctcacacacacacacacacatacacacacacacacacacacacacacacacacacacacacacacacacacacacacacacacacacacacacacacacactctctctctctctttctctctctctctctctctctctctctctctctctctctctctctctctctctctctctctctctccctctccctctccctctccctctccctctccctctccctctccctctccctcttcctcttcctcttcctcttcctcttcctcttcctcttcctctccctctccccctccctctccctctccctctccctctccctctccctctctctctctctcacacactctcactcactcacactcaacgGTATTCCCCAGGTGGTATACCTCCCTTTAACGTTCATATTTAGCAGCTTTCTCAGGTGGTGCTCAAGAAATGTTGCTTTGAAATGACAGAAGTGTGATTCTTTCTCGACTCTAGAAAATGTGTATTCCAGCCAGGTATCCAGTGCCTGATTGACCCTCGAACAAAGGCTCTAGTCAGCGACGAGAATTGCCTTCGTTTTGGTTTTGtgattttattataaacaaaagAGGTATTCCCCAACCCCACACCCACGCTCAGAATGTGttgtcccctttttttcctttcgttttgttgttgttgttgtttttttcattcttttttgtgAACCAATTTTTCTCCCTCGCTATGGGTTGTGCTGACCAAGATTTCTCATAGATTTTAGCGGAACGAATGTTATCATTGTATTCTATATGCACAAGCAATAAATGTCTAGAACAagattatatgttttcttttcactccttttttgttgtttacgATAAGGGAATGTGGTAATATGTTTGGAATTGTGGAAAAGATGAGATTTTGTTATTCTCAAAATGAAACAAGTGGTGTGAGTTGAGGATCCTATAACGATGATTATAGATGTATAGTAGTTTCTTAAAACCTAATCAAAATGATATCTTATAGTTTATACTTAATTTCTGCTCTTACTTTAATTCATAATGTtttctagttaaaaaaaaaaaaaaaaatgtataagagaTGTTCCATTAGGCAATAGGATATATGAAAAATGGTATGGGATTCTGGGGAAGAAAAAGTAAAGTGACGCTCTGATAGATGAAAAGAGTGGTTTGAGTGGTTTCATGGCTATGGTTTGAAAGCTAATCAGAAACAAAACATCcagataatatttattttctgaaCTTCAATTATGTATGACATAAATAATGTTCCAGGTAAAAGTATCGTACACTTAATAATGCCTTTAAATAGAAAGATACCTATCACTAAAGCATTGCGCCTACTAGTCCGAACTGGGCAGCGGGGCAACGTCGCCGTCCGCCGCGTCGTAGGTCTCCGGGGACgcctcgttctcctctccctccaggcCCTCCGCTCTCACGGAGCTGCTGCTGGAGGACCCCAGGGGCGGCGCCTGGCCCACGTCGCCCGCGACCGGTGCGCGCTCAAGCATGTCCTGAATCAGGCTCTGTAGGCGGTCGGGATCGCGGTGCGGCACCTCGGCCATGACTGCGGGGTCGATGGGCTCGTCCCCCGGCCGGGCGTAGCTCATGTGCTCGTCCAGAGTGTATCCGAAAAGCTCGAAGTCCAGCTTGTATTTCTGGTAAAGCTGCAGCACTTGCGCCAGAGTCAGCTCGGAGAAGTACTGCCGACGAACTTCTGGCGTCAGTTGGTACTGCACGAAGTCTGTCGTGTTGAGGGAGCCGAGCCCCGCCCGCTTCCACGCCCACTGGACGTCGTGCCAGAGCGTCTCGAAGTGAGTGATGGTGTTGTAGGGGATGTGGCAAGGCGTGCAGCGCCGCATCACGGGCTGCCACGTCTCCTCCACGTGGCTCATGTCCCGCGCCAAAAGGAACCGCACGAACTCCTCGAAGCTGGGCGCCTTGCCGTGCCCGGGCGACTGGCGATAACTGCGCACGATGCGGCGCCCGTAGTGCAGGTAGCCGTGGGGGTTCTTCTCTGGGTCCTCCAGCAGGTAGCGGTAGGACGCCAGCAGTCTGTCGAGCGGGTGGCGAGCCATCAGGATATTGACCGTCTTGGTCAACACGATCGGGTACTTTTCCCACGAACTCAGGTACGGGTAGTTGTGGCGCGCGATCACGGACGGCGGCTCGTGTAGTCGGTGCAGCTGGTACTCCTCGAACTTCCCCGTTAGCTGCAGGAGGCGACGGGACAGCCACTGGACGCCGCTCCTGGCCACAGGGCACACGGCCAGGTTCTGCTTCTCGGACACGAGGAGCACCTGGTACAACGGAGACGCCGGCATCGTGTCCAGCAGTGCGCCCTCGCTCTCAGACACGTTCCGG from Penaeus chinensis breed Huanghai No. 1 chromosome 30, ASM1920278v2, whole genome shotgun sequence includes the following:
- the LOC125041428 gene encoding carbohydrate sulfotransferase 11-like, with protein sequence MVFPGIVRKINKNLTTLLQVVLVICVIHFMGQNVLLRVQKKLHLGRYSAMSSTTPPVLTASAAGGRGSGGGARPAQRLGGGFNRKPKSSTTTTTTTTTTTTTPVPPLADDVMEMEHQRRLDILQRACEKWNFGMYSTSSGSRNVSESEGALLDTMPASPLYQVLLVSEKQNLAVCPVARSGVQWLSRRLLQLTGKFEEYQLHRLHEPPSVIARHNYPYLSSWEKYPIVLTKTVNILMARHPLDRLLASYRYLLEDPEKNPHGYLHYGRRIVRSYRQSPGHGKAPSFEEFVRFLLARDMSHVEETWQPVMRRCTPCHIPYNTITHFETLWHDVQWAWKRAGLGSLNTTDFVQYQLTPEVRRQYFSELTLAQVLQLYQKYKLDFELFGYTLDEHMSYARPGDEPIDPAVMAEVPHRDPDRLQSLIQDMLERAPVAGDVGQAPPLGSSSSSSVRAEGLEGEENEASPETYDAADGDVAPLPSSD